A genomic window from Candidatus Rokuibacteriota bacterium includes:
- a CDS encoding universal stress protein — translation MKLETILVPLDGSPLAEAALPRAVELAEGSRARLLLLRAAHAAALPGVDATEAQVRAVEEAEAYLAEVAKRLTGTRVANLETSVWYGPAAYAIVEGARLHKADLIVMTTHGRSGLRRLILGSVAESVLRGTTTPILLVRAVEAPVERPTGSATPWPEATRV, via the coding sequence ATGAAGCTCGAGACGATTCTCGTTCCTCTGGATGGCTCGCCACTGGCCGAGGCCGCCCTGCCGAGAGCGGTGGAGCTGGCCGAGGGCTCCCGGGCCCGATTGCTCCTGCTCCGCGCCGCCCACGCTGCCGCCCTCCCGGGCGTCGATGCGACGGAGGCCCAGGTCAGGGCGGTGGAGGAGGCGGAGGCGTACCTGGCGGAGGTCGCCAAACGCCTCACCGGCACGCGGGTCGCGAACCTGGAGACCTCGGTCTGGTACGGGCCGGCCGCCTACGCCATCGTCGAGGGCGCCCGGCTGCACAAGGCGGACCTGATCGTGATGACGACCCACGGGCGGAGCGGGCTCCGCCGGCTGATTCTCGGGAGCGTGGCCGAGTCGGTCCTCCGGGGTACGACCACTCCGATCCTCCTGGTCCGCGCGGTGGAGGCGCCGGTGGAGCGGCCGACGGGGTCGGCCACGCCGTGGCCGGAGGCCACCCGGGTATAG
- a CDS encoding biotin--[acetyl-CoA-carboxylase] ligase, with protein sequence MTTESAVVGTGLGIEAIRRKLSSETVGRQIYLFGGVSSTSGVLRGLAKAGAREGTVVLAEAQTEGRGRGGQPWFSPPGLNLYASVLFRPSIPLKAVPVFSFIASLALTEAIWGEGLRAAIKWPNDVLVERKKVAGSLVECASAGGQVEYVILGVGVNLNVRREALRAALGDAAHAATSLREVARREIDRNAFAATFLALLDRWCRVYATRGPEAVLAAWRDRDILTGRRVEIRGDGERYEGRALGVNRDGRLVIEDIRGMPHQVVAGEVRLLD encoded by the coding sequence ATGACAACGGAGTCCGCTGTCGTGGGCACGGGCCTCGGTATCGAGGCGATCCGGCGGAAGCTCTCCAGCGAGACCGTGGGCCGACAGATCTATCTCTTCGGCGGGGTCTCCTCCACCAGCGGCGTGCTCCGCGGGCTCGCCAAGGCCGGTGCGCGTGAGGGCACGGTGGTCCTGGCCGAGGCGCAGACCGAGGGGCGGGGGCGGGGCGGCCAGCCCTGGTTCTCGCCGCCGGGGCTGAACCTCTACGCGTCGGTCCTCTTCCGCCCGTCGATTCCGCTGAAGGCCGTCCCGGTCTTCTCCTTCATCGCTTCGCTGGCGCTGACCGAGGCGATCTGGGGCGAAGGGCTTCGGGCCGCGATCAAGTGGCCGAACGACGTCCTGGTCGAGCGGAAGAAGGTGGCCGGGAGCCTGGTCGAGTGCGCCAGCGCCGGCGGCCAGGTGGAGTACGTGATCCTGGGCGTCGGCGTGAACCTGAACGTGAGGCGCGAGGCGCTCCGGGCCGCGCTCGGCGATGCCGCCCACGCGGCCACGTCGCTCCGGGAGGTGGCGAGGCGCGAGATCGACCGCAACGCCTTCGCAGCGACCTTCCTGGCGCTCCTCGACAGGTGGTGCCGCGTCTACGCGACGCGCGGCCCCGAGGCAGTGCTCGCCGCCTGGCGCGACCGTGACATCCTGACCGGGCGACGCGTCGAGATCCGCGGAGACGGCGAGCGCTACGAGGGCCGGGCGCTCGGCGTGAACCGAGATGGACGCCTCGTGATCGAGGATATCCGCGGTATGCCCCATCAGGTGGTCGCCGGGGAGGTCCGGCTTCTCGACTGA
- a CDS encoding sigma-54-dependent Fis family transcriptional regulator, giving the protein MTRERILIVDDEPDMVENCQRILGRAGLRCLASTDPREVPGLLESERPDLLLTDLKMPALDGMELLRQARQVDPQMPVIILTAFATIESAVAAVKAGAFDYLPKPFSADQLKVAVDRALAQRRLALENLRLREQLQGTYGFENIVGRSQAMTQVFELVRKAARSEANILVQGESGTGKELIARAIHANSPRAAEAFVPVDCASLPEPLLESELFGHEKGAFTGAVKTKPGLIEVAHRGTLLLDEIAELPVGLQVKLLRALQERQIRRVGGTRQIDVDARVVSATNRHLREEVVKGQFREELYYRVNVVAIALPPLRERTGDVPLLAHAFLKRYCQGRERPLRGFDPEALQALEAYAWPGNVRELQNVIERACALADGDAVTVRDLPEHVRSAQPVSRATTPAPATNLPLKEAKSRWMNELEAAYLAELLKRHDGNVSQAARAAGIDRKTFHRLINKHGLR; this is encoded by the coding sequence GTGACGCGCGAGCGGATCCTCATCGTGGACGACGAGCCCGACATGGTGGAGAACTGCCAGCGGATCCTGGGCCGGGCCGGCCTCCGGTGCCTGGCCTCCACCGACCCGCGAGAGGTGCCGGGGCTCCTCGAGTCCGAGCGTCCGGATCTGCTCCTCACGGATCTGAAGATGCCCGCTCTGGACGGCATGGAGCTCCTCCGCCAGGCGCGCCAGGTCGACCCGCAGATGCCGGTCATCATCCTCACCGCCTTCGCCACGATCGAGTCGGCGGTGGCCGCGGTGAAGGCCGGCGCCTTCGACTATCTCCCCAAGCCGTTCTCGGCGGATCAGTTGAAGGTTGCGGTAGACCGGGCGCTCGCCCAGCGTCGACTGGCTCTGGAGAACCTCCGGCTCCGCGAGCAGCTCCAGGGCACCTACGGGTTCGAGAACATCGTCGGACGGAGCCAGGCCATGACGCAGGTCTTCGAGCTGGTCCGCAAGGCGGCCCGCTCGGAGGCCAACATCCTCGTCCAGGGCGAGTCGGGAACCGGCAAGGAGCTGATCGCGCGCGCCATCCACGCCAACAGCCCGCGCGCCGCCGAGGCCTTCGTGCCGGTGGACTGCGCCTCGCTCCCCGAGCCGCTCCTGGAGTCCGAGCTGTTCGGCCACGAGAAGGGCGCCTTCACCGGAGCGGTCAAAACCAAGCCCGGCCTCATCGAGGTGGCTCACCGGGGAACGCTCTTACTCGACGAAATTGCCGAGCTGCCCGTGGGGCTCCAGGTCAAGCTCCTGCGCGCGCTCCAGGAACGGCAGATCCGACGCGTCGGGGGGACGCGCCAGATCGATGTGGACGCGCGGGTGGTCTCGGCGACGAACCGCCATCTGCGGGAGGAGGTCGTCAAAGGGCAGTTCCGCGAGGAGCTCTACTACCGGGTCAACGTCGTCGCGATCGCGCTGCCCCCGCTCCGGGAGCGGACGGGCGACGTCCCGCTCCTCGCCCACGCGTTCCTCAAGCGATACTGCCAGGGGCGGGAGCGCCCGCTCAGGGGCTTCGACCCCGAAGCGCTCCAGGCTCTGGAAGCCTACGCCTGGCCCGGCAACGTGCGCGAGCTTCAAAACGTCATCGAGCGGGCCTGCGCCCTGGCCGACGGCGACGCAGTCACCGTCCGGGATCTCCCCGAGCATGTCCGGTCCGCCCAACCCGTGTCGCGCGCGACGACCCCGGCGCCCGCCACGAACCTTCCGCTCAAGGAAGCCAAGAGCCGGTGGATGAACGAGCTCGAAGCCGCGTACCTGGCCGAACTGCTGAAGCGCCACGACGGGAACGTCTCCCAGGCCGCGCGAGCGGCAGGGATCGACAGGAAGACCTTCCACCGCCTGATCAACAAGCACGGCCTCCGCTGA